A single genomic interval of Haloterrigena salifodinae harbors:
- a CDS encoding DUF7513 family protein — protein MSLFSKYLRGWRFRSSEPTFEPGDEISVFVAETNGTDGRAYVGDTRLTVEGAGPETVEKRVRVRVTEFDGSSATGRGELLEVVGESSYTG, from the coding sequence ATGAGCCTCTTTAGCAAGTACCTCCGCGGCTGGCGGTTCCGCAGTTCTGAACCGACGTTCGAACCCGGCGACGAGATCAGCGTCTTCGTCGCTGAAACCAACGGGACCGACGGCCGCGCCTACGTCGGCGACACCCGTCTGACCGTCGAGGGAGCCGGTCCAGAGACCGTCGAGAAACGCGTCCGGGTCCGCGTGACCGAGTTCGACGGCTCGTCGGCGACCGGCCGCGGTGAGTTACTCGAAGTCGTCGGCGAGAGCTCCTACACCGGCTGA
- a CDS encoding Na+/H+ antiporter NhaC family protein translates to MSGGSDGPPDGDPTDTFVEGTGDEEPRITFYGGRGMSALPIAVFIVWAIVQTALWRISDTGGLIVGMLLGLIVGMFFVRGDWASYANTIFEGMTQPVAVTAIVAWIWAGIFAQLLQDGGFVGGLVWLADLAGVGAALFPAATFVLAALFTTGIGTGYGAAVAFVTLFFPTGLLLGASPVLTFAAILSGAIFGDNLAPVSDTTIVSAVTQDSDIGGVVASRFKYVIIAAALTFVGYVVAGQTMGGIETGAGAADLLAEASDPIGLVHLVSMGIVIGAAIAGRHIVEAISWGIVVAIAFNLVLGLAGIGEIVTFSAPADAPLAQPLADLPILQIVDNADAVGVSGSVMEGASGFFELSILVLLIIAAAQIMIRGGAFQAILDWSLENLATNVRNAELTMVASAALINAIITINTAAEVAIGPYISKIGERFNLNGYRRANILDGQTAALGYIFPWSGGVLAGYQAMEGLPGEYEWLDQGMLVTPIDVVPYVFQGWLLVAVFVVAAITGFGREYVTDRESEEVARV, encoded by the coding sequence ATGAGTGGCGGTAGTGACGGTCCACCGGACGGTGACCCGACGGATACATTCGTTGAGGGAACGGGCGACGAAGAGCCGCGAATAACCTTCTACGGCGGGCGGGGCATGAGCGCGCTCCCGATCGCCGTCTTCATCGTTTGGGCGATTGTCCAGACGGCGCTGTGGCGCATCTCGGATACGGGCGGGCTGATCGTCGGGATGCTGCTCGGGCTCATCGTCGGGATGTTCTTCGTCCGCGGGGACTGGGCGTCCTACGCCAACACGATCTTCGAGGGGATGACCCAGCCGGTCGCGGTGACGGCCATCGTGGCCTGGATCTGGGCCGGCATCTTCGCGCAGCTGTTACAGGACGGCGGCTTCGTCGGCGGCCTCGTCTGGCTCGCCGATCTGGCCGGCGTCGGCGCGGCGCTGTTCCCGGCCGCCACGTTCGTCCTCGCGGCGCTGTTCACGACGGGCATCGGGACGGGATACGGCGCGGCCGTCGCGTTCGTCACGCTGTTCTTCCCGACCGGGCTCCTGCTTGGAGCGAGTCCGGTGCTCACGTTCGCCGCGATCCTGTCCGGTGCGATCTTCGGCGACAACCTCGCGCCCGTCAGCGACACGACGATCGTCAGCGCCGTCACGCAGGACTCCGACATCGGCGGCGTCGTCGCCTCGCGGTTCAAGTACGTCATCATCGCCGCCGCGCTGACGTTCGTCGGCTACGTCGTTGCAGGACAGACGATGGGCGGCATCGAGACCGGCGCAGGCGCCGCCGACCTCCTCGCCGAGGCGAGCGATCCGATCGGACTCGTCCACCTCGTCTCCATGGGGATCGTGATCGGCGCGGCGATCGCCGGTCGACACATCGTTGAGGCGATCTCGTGGGGGATCGTCGTCGCCATCGCGTTCAACCTCGTGCTCGGACTGGCGGGTATCGGCGAGATCGTCACGTTCTCTGCGCCGGCGGACGCCCCGCTGGCCCAGCCGCTTGCCGACCTGCCGATCCTCCAGATCGTCGACAATGCGGACGCGGTCGGCGTCTCCGGCAGCGTCATGGAGGGCGCGTCCGGCTTCTTCGAACTCTCGATTCTCGTCTTGCTGATCATCGCGGCCGCCCAGATCATGATCCGGGGCGGCGCGTTTCAGGCGATCCTCGACTGGTCGCTCGAGAACCTCGCGACGAACGTCCGCAACGCCGAACTCACGATGGTCGCCTCGGCGGCCCTGATCAACGCGATCATCACGATCAACACGGCCGCGGAGGTCGCGATCGGTCCCTACATCTCGAAGATCGGCGAGCGGTTCAACTTGAACGGCTACCGCCGGGCGAACATCTTGGACGGCCAGACCGCCGCGCTGGGGTACATTTTCCCGTGGTCCGGCGGCGTCCTCGCCGGCTACCAGGCGATGGAGGGACTCCCCGGTGAGTACGAGTGGCTCGATCAGGGGATGCTCGTCACCCCGATCGACGTCGTTCCCTACGTCTTTCAGGGCTGGCTGCTGGTGGCGGTGTTCGTCGTCGCGGCGATCACCGGCTTCGGCCGCGAGTACGTGACCGACCGCGAGAGCGAGGAGGTGGCTCGCGTATGA